Within the Marixanthomonas sp. SCSIO 43207 genome, the region TTAATGTATTACAATTACCCGGAAAAAGAAAAATGGATGCTGCATCTCTTTTAAATGGATTTTCGTTTACAGAAGATGCAAACCTTGCGTAACCCCTTATATTTAGTGATTTTGTTAAAATCCTTACAAAATGAGTTCAGGTTATTAACAAACACCCGAAGTTATTAACAAATATCGCGATTTAGCGCGCTATTCCTTGCATGAACCGATAATCCGTTTAAATTTGTAGAGCAATTAATTAAAGTTTAACCAACAATCTAATTTTTAAAAATCAAACTATGAACAAATCAGATTTAATCGACGCAATGGCAGAAGATGCCGGAATTACAAAAGCAGCTGCAAAAAAAGCTTTAGAGTCTTTCCTTGAAAATGTAGAGGGAGCACTTAAAAAAGGAAACCGTGTATCATTAGTAGGTTTCGGTTCTTGGTCAGTATCTAAAAGAGCTGCTCGTGAAGGTAGAAACCCACAAACAGGTAAAACTATTAAAATTGCTGCTAAAAACGTTGTGAAGTTTAAAGCAGGATCAGATTTACAGAGTGCTGTAAACTAAGGCTATATGCCATCTAAAAACATAACCCTGTCGTTTGGCAGGGTTTTTTTTTATGCCTATTCAATACAACAATAAAGGCGAAGTGTTGGATTTTCAAAAATTAATACTTAGATTTAAGTTACAAAACCAATTTCATGACTACTCTCAAACCAGCCAAAGGATTGTTATTAGTAGCTGAACCTTCTATCATTGGTGATGTTTCTTTCAATAGATCTGTAGTCTTATTGGCAGAACACAATCACGAAGGTTCTGTTGGTTTTATACTTAACAAACCCTTAGAGTATACTTTAAAAGACTTTATTCCTGAATTAAATTCCAACTTGGCCGTTTACAATGGTGGTCCAGTAGAACAGGATAACTTGTACTTTATTCATAAAATTCCAGAGTTAATACCAGACAGTATTGAAATATCAAATGGTATTTATTGGGGTGGAGATTTTAATTCAGTGATTGATTTACTGATAGAAAATAAAATTGATGAATCACAGATACGCTTCTTTTTGGGGTATTCAGGATGGGAAAGTGCTCAACTAGATCAAGAATTACAATTAAATAGTTGGGTTGTAGCCCCCAATACATACAATAATGGAATTATAGGAAAATCATATACCAATTTCTGGAAGGAAAAAATGATTGAATTTGGTGGTGATTATCTTATCTGGTCAAATTCGCCAGAAAATCCTACTTATAACTAGCTTAATCTAGCTTTTACATTCAATTTTGCTAGAAGTTCTTTAGCTACTTCTTGGCTGTATTCTTTTTTTCTATATTTTGAAACTGGTTGAATACCTGTAATCACATTTGTAATAAATATTTCATCTGCTTTTTGTAATTCAAAAGGAGATACAGAAGTTTCTTCGAGAATATAGTCCGGCATTGCTCCTATAATCTTGATGATTTGTTTTCTTAAAATACCATTTAAACAACCATCTTCAAGAGGAGGTGTTTTAATTTTATAGCCTTTTACCAAAAAAATATTCCCATTTAAGGCTTCAACTACTTGCTTTTTTTCATTTAGAAGCAGACAATTTGCATAATCATTTTCTTGAGCATAAACACTTCCTAGTACATTGAGAACTTTATTATTTGTTTTTAGGGTAGAAAGTAATCCTGAATTAATGTAATGGTCTTTAAAAAGCTCTATTTCGTAAAAAGAATCTTGTAATGTGTAAAATGGATTTTCTAATGGTTCAGTAGTGATTAAAAAGGCTACGTCATTAGTACTGGGAGTATATTTTCCACCGGTTTTACGCCATACTAAAATTTTTGCTCTAAAACCTTTATTATTATTCTCTTGAGCTTTTATAGTATTTAAAACTTGTTCTTCTAGGTATTCTGGAGTGAAACTCATAGGAATTTCCATTCTTAAAATACGCATAGAAGCCATTAACCGAAAGTAGTGATCTTCCCAGAAATAAATTTTTCCACCAGAAATACGTAAGGTTTCAAATACAGCATCTCCATAATTAAGACCACGATTGTTAGGTGAAATTGATGTGTTGTTTTCTTGAAGAGTTCCGTTAAAATTAATCATAAAAAAGCCGCTTTTACTTTGAAAATTCAAAATACTGCGGCGCAAATATATTATAAATTAACGGGATTGTTTACTTAGAACCCAATATCTGTTTTAAGTCTGAAACCATATTATCCCATAGCATTTTACCTTCATCTATTTCATCTTCTTCGGCAAAATCTGTAATCATTAATGATACATCTTTAGTAATTTCATCAACTTGTATACGAAGCTCAAAATAGTAGTCTGTATCTTCATCATCAACCCATCTAAACTTGATACGTTCACCACTTTTTTTACCTAATAACTTGGCTTTTTCTTCACTTCCTTCCCAAATAAATGTAAAATATTCACCTCGAGAATTAACGTTATCAGCATACCACTCACTCATTCCTGAAGGAGTTGATATATATTGATATAACAACGATGGAGACACCTGTATCGGGAATTCCATCTCGTATTTTATTTTGTCATCCATAGTTTTATGTTAGTTAGAGCCCAATATATAATTTAATTCTAATATTAGAAAGAAAGAGGATTGATTTTTTCCTTTACAGAAAGTAATGAATCTATAGATTTATATATCTAAAAAATAAAGCTAATCTTTTTTAAACATACTCTATGTATAAAACGGATGGTATACAGAATCAACTAAGCTCTCTTAATCATCTTACAGTGTTATTTAATAAGAGTGTTTAAAGCTGTATCCTATTTGGTAACTGTATGGTCCTGCAATAGGAAAATTAAGGAAACACATTTATATTAATAGGACTATTATTAAATTTAGGTAACAACTAAAATTTTTATTTAAAAAAATCAAATTCGTTTGTTTTAATCACATATCCTAACCTTATCATACTTTGTGACTTTTGATAATCAAGTAAGCCTTCTGCTTGACCTAAATACCATTCTAGCATTATATATTGATTAGAAAGGTTGTTTTTGAAAAGGTTATAGTAAATTCTTGAACGTATAGTACCTTTCCCATCAAAATTCAACCCCTTTCTAAGCATTAAATTAAAATACAATTTGTTTTGCTTTACTTCGCGTTCTATGTTTATTTGTGCAAGACCTGTATACTCTAAAATATCTGAGTTATCATTTCTATAGCCAAAAGGCAACCACATCTCAAAATTTGCTGTAGTTCGATGAAAAATGTTCGTAGTATAACTTGCAGTTATCCTATTCCAACTTCTAGAATAAATACTATCACGACCATTGGAGTTGTGCTCTATGGCTACTCCTGCTATTCCTTTAAAATTATCATCTTTATTAAATATAGGTTTACCTATTGCTATAGATGGATTAAAATTAACATCCCTAAAAGGAAAAGATTCTTTATAGATATCCCAAAAAGCTTGTTGAGTGTAGGTCAAAAATAAATAAGTATCCCAAGGGAGTTTATCTCTAGTTATAATCTGTTTGAAACTAACTTGATATTTTGCATCTGCTGAATTGCTATTTATAGCTGTATTTGTTGGGATTCCTGTTAAAAAGAAATTATCCTTATGAATAGTGAAATAGGGTAATTTCTGTACTGAATCTTTAAAATTTTCTCTATTTATCGATTGAGCTTGACAGATTGAGCCTATTACAAAAGTAACCGCTACTAAGTACCAGCTAAATTTTTTATTCATTTTTTCTTAAAGTTGATAATTTATAAAAAGTATTATGGCTTGATTTTTAAAATTCAGCTACTATTCTTCTATTGAGGGGATTTCTAGTTGGTTGGTTCTATAGCGATATACTGCTTCTTTTTGATTATAATTGGCGATTGCATTTGCCAACTCTGCATCTGCCTCTTGTTTAGATTGTTGGGCGTTTAATAAATCTGTTAAATTACTTAACCCACTATTATAATAATCTCTTTGATTTTGAAGGTTTTCGGTAGCATAAAGCAACTTATCTTCAGCATATTGAATTTGTTTATATGCATTGAGAAGATCATACCAGCTTTTCATAATTCCTACTGTTAATTGATCCTTACCATCTTTTAATTTATTTTCTGCAATTTCAACTTCAATTTCTGTTTGTCTTATTTGCTTTTTTTCTCCACCCCACCAAGCAGAAATTGGAATAGTAATAGTCCCAAAAGCAATTGGTTGAATATCTATTCCTAAATCATTATTAAATGAATCAAACTTTGAAGCATTTAATCCTACTGCAAATTGAGGTAATAAGTCGGCTTTTTCATTTTTCACTTGTAATTGTGCTGCTTGCACTTGTTTTTCTAACAAGCGATACATATTATTGCTTTGTAAGTCAAGTTGGGGATTTCCAAAGGTTAGTTCTGGTGAAGCAATATCTTTTTTTACAGCTTTTGAAGCAACCATACTAGTATCATACGAAATTCCTGCATATACTGCCAAATCTAATAAAGCGATTTTTCTTTGGTTTGATAATTCATTTTCCCTTAATAAAAGTCCGCTTTTCTCTACTTTTACCTGAAGTAGCTGATTTTTTGAAATAAGTCCTGCATCTAAAAGATCCTCTTGTTGTTTTAATAAATTATTGAGGTAGGTTTTACTAGCATTCACTACTTTTTGATATTCTTGTATATTAATTAATTGCCAAAATTTAGTTTCTATAGCAAGAACAACAGAATCTATAGTCTCTTCTGTTCCTATTTTACGACTTTCTAATTGTACTTGAGCTAATTGATTGGTCAATCTAATTTTTCCTCCAGTATAGATGGGCTGTGTCGCTGTAGCGCCAATACTGTAAATATTATCAATTCCGTTAGGTAAAACTCCAGGAATGGGTGCTATAAGGTCATTAAAACCATATAATGCCAATCCAGTGCCCTCTACTTCGGGAAAATATTTAGAATATGCTTCTTGTCTAGCAACCTCAGCTTTTTCGGCTCTTAATTTTCCATTTTTAATTTGGTTACTATATTCAAGGGCTGCTTTTTTTAATTCTTCTAGTGTTATTTTTTTATCCTGAGCATTACCTGTTACAAGCACAAAAAGAAACACCAAGAAAACGCTTATTTTTTTATAGAATGAATGGTTTACAACGTCCATTTTTTATGAGTTTATTGTTTTTAATTCTTCATTATTATTTTCATCTTTAGTTTCTTCTTCATTTCTAAAGAATAACCAGTATAGTACAGGCAACACAAAGAGTGTTAAAACCATAGAAACCAAAAGTCCAAAAGCGATTACAGTACCCAGCGGCCCCCATAAGCTAGACCTACTAATAATCATAGGGGTAACTCCTACAGCAGCAGCAGACGAGGTAAGAAAAATAGGCCTCATTCTACGTTGTGCTGATAAAATTGCAGCTTGTAGAACATTTTTATCGTGATGTAGACGTAATTCATCTGCAAAATCTATAAGAATAATTCCGTTTCTTACTACGATACCACAGAGAGCTAATATTCCTAAAAAGGAAGTAAATCCGAAAGGATATTGCATTAATAATAAACCTAATGCAGCTCCTAGAATACTTAACGGCATGGTAATAAAACTTAAGGCTGCGTGTTTGAAGGATTTAAAATGCCAGATAAGTATTAAGATTATAAGCAATACACTTATCAATAAAGAGATACCCATCGGTAAAAGGTTTTCTTCAGACATTTCATGCTCCCCTCCATAGTTTATTCTTATATGACTTGGAATGTTTAATTCTTCTATTTTAGGTGTCATTTTACCTTGTACCACATTGGCTACAGCTCCTTTTTCAATATCAACTCTAATGGTTAAACAACGCATCCCATTACGTCTTACAATTCGCTCCTGCTCCCAAGTAGGAGTAACGTTAGCGACTTGTTTTAAAGGAATACTATTACCTGTATTAGGCACAATTACTGAAAGCTGACGTAAGTCTGAAATAGTTTGCTCAGCGTGATTTTCTGCCTTTATTTTAATATTAATGGCATAATCATCTTCATAGATTTGAGTTGCTTGTAAGCCCTCCATATTCATAGCGATGGTATTACCTATATCTTCCTTAGTTAGACCTGCTTGAGCAGCTTGCTCTTCTTTGATTTCAATACTTACCGAACTGTATAATTCTCCAAAATTGCTTCTACTCCAGATGGTTTGGGGAGTTTGTCTAGCTACATCAATTATTTGATCTCCATATTTTTTTAGTTCTGAAATATTATTCCCGTAAAGCCTCACCTCAATTGGGGCAGGTTTTCCTACCATGTTAAGTTGTTTCATCCTTAAATAGGCATTCGGAAACATTTCAGAATACTTATTGTCATATTCTCTTAGTACTTCTTCGGTAGCATCGTTTGAAGTTGTTGTTACTAATATTTGAGCGTAATTTTTTGCTGGTAGATTAGGAGCATATACCATATGAAATCGTGGCGAACTTTCTCCAATAAAACTGGTATAGTCTACTACTCTCTCATCTTTAGCTAAAATCTCTTCAAACTCCTCTACAATAGCTGCTGTTTCTTGTAAATTACTTCCTTTACTAAGGTTCACTTCTACTGCAAATTGATCTCTTTCTACAATTGGAAATAACTCTTGACTTACATTTGAAAAGAGTAACATTCCTAATACAACAGAAAGCACTCCTATGAAAACAGTTATTCTATAATGTTTCATAGCTTTTTCTACACTATTATTAAAAAAATCTTGAAGCCGATCTAACACCGATTTTTTCTTTTCAGCATCATCTTCTTCCTTTTCTGAATGCAATCCTTTTTTAATAAAGACAGTATTAAGAAAAGGTACCAGTAAAATGGATATTGCTAAAGACAGAAATAAAGCAATGGAAATTGTAAAAGGAAACGTACTTAAAAAGTCTTTTGCCGTTCCGCTCATAAAAAACATAAGCGGAAAAAACGTAGCAGAAATGGCGAGCGTGGCTGTAAAAACAGATGGGAATAATTCTACAGCACTATGATATGCTGCCTCAAATCTAGATTTACCTTCATCCAGTTTTTCTATATAATTGTCTATTACAACAATGGGATCATCTACTACAATACCAAGTACAACAATTAAAGCGGCTAATGTTACGGTATTGAGTTCCATCCCAAATAGATACATAAGCGCAAGCGTAGCAGAAATAGTAATAGGAATGGTCGCTGCTGCTAAAGAAGCTACCCTGAAAGGTAGTAATA harbors:
- a CDS encoding HU family DNA-binding protein, which translates into the protein MFKNQTMNKSDLIDAMAEDAGITKAAAKKALESFLENVEGALKKGNRVSLVGFGSWSVSKRAAREGRNPQTGKTIKIAAKNVVKFKAGSDLQSAVN
- a CDS encoding TolC family protein gives rise to the protein MDVVNHSFYKKISVFLVFLFVLVTGNAQDKKITLEELKKAALEYSNQIKNGKLRAEKAEVARQEAYSKYFPEVEGTGLALYGFNDLIAPIPGVLPNGIDNIYSIGATATQPIYTGGKIRLTNQLAQVQLESRKIGTEETIDSVVLAIETKFWQLINIQEYQKVVNASKTYLNNLLKQQEDLLDAGLISKNQLLQVKVEKSGLLLRENELSNQRKIALLDLAVYAGISYDTSMVASKAVKKDIASPELTFGNPQLDLQSNNMYRLLEKQVQAAQLQVKNEKADLLPQFAVGLNASKFDSFNNDLGIDIQPIAFGTITIPISAWWGGEKKQIRQTEIEVEIAENKLKDGKDQLTVGIMKSWYDLLNAYKQIQYAEDKLLYATENLQNQRDYYNSGLSNLTDLLNAQQSKQEADAELANAIANYNQKEAVYRYRTNQLEIPSIEE
- a CDS encoding efflux RND transporter permease subunit, which produces MKKKGNLIEWGMKHKAFPLALAFILFIIGLIGLFNMSRNEFPDFTNRTGLVIGSFPGASSEEVETQLTSKLEEYLFTFNEVDKTKTYSYSKNGMSYVYLEVSDRIGKDETQQFWNKLKNNLFVFQQQSLPKGVRGIAVNSDFGNTAAMILSVQSKTRPYKDLQFHVEDIIDNLRQIKDMAKITYSGGLTEQIAVSVDQNKLAQYGISPGMLMQSLQTRGTILPGGTLESKNFDRPIHIDAFLNDVTDVAQHIIKSDKNGNVIRLSDIANIKREYEDPDSYIQTGGTKAMIITLEMAKGNNIVQFGEEIKEHLAQLKQDLPEDIEVRTIADQPVVVDHAIGHFMKEFGYALLGVILVCMLLLPFRVASLAAATIPITISATLALMYLFGMELNTVTLAALIVVLGIVVDDPIVVIDNYIEKLDEGKSRFEAAYHSAVELFPSVFTATLAISATFFPLMFFMSGTAKDFLSTFPFTISIALFLSLAISILLVPFLNTVFIKKGLHSEKEEDDAEKKKSVLDRLQDFFNNSVEKAMKHYRITVFIGVLSVVLGMLLFSNVSQELFPIVERDQFAVEVNLSKGSNLQETAAIVEEFEEILAKDERVVDYTSFIGESSPRFHMVYAPNLPAKNYAQILVTTTSNDATEEVLREYDNKYSEMFPNAYLRMKQLNMVGKPAPIEVRLYGNNISELKKYGDQIIDVARQTPQTIWSRSNFGELYSSVSIEIKEEQAAQAGLTKEDIGNTIAMNMEGLQATQIYEDDYAINIKIKAENHAEQTISDLRQLSVIVPNTGNSIPLKQVANVTPTWEQERIVRRNGMRCLTIRVDIEKGAVANVVQGKMTPKIEELNIPSHIRINYGGEHEMSEENLLPMGISLLISVLLIILILIWHFKSFKHAALSFITMPLSILGAALGLLLMQYPFGFTSFLGILALCGIVVRNGIILIDFADELRLHHDKNVLQAAILSAQRRMRPIFLTSSAAAVGVTPMIISRSSLWGPLGTVIAFGLLVSMVLTLFVLPVLYWLFFRNEEETKDENNNEELKTINS
- a CDS encoding phospholipase A, with protein sequence MNKKFSWYLVAVTFVIGSICQAQSINRENFKDSVQKLPYFTIHKDNFFLTGIPTNTAINSNSADAKYQVSFKQIITRDKLPWDTYLFLTYTQQAFWDIYKESFPFRDVNFNPSIAIGKPIFNKDDNFKGIAGVAIEHNSNGRDSIYSRSWNRITASYTTNIFHRTTANFEMWLPFGYRNDNSDILEYTGLAQINIEREVKQNKLYFNLMLRKGLNFDGKGTIRSRIYYNLFKNNLSNQYIMLEWYLGQAEGLLDYQKSQSMIRLGYVIKTNEFDFFK
- a CDS encoding START-like domain-containing protein, coding for MDDKIKYEMEFPIQVSPSLLYQYISTPSGMSEWYADNVNSRGEYFTFIWEGSEEKAKLLGKKSGERIKFRWVDDEDTDYYFELRIQVDEITKDVSLMITDFAEEDEIDEGKMLWDNMVSDLKQILGSK
- a CDS encoding YqgE/AlgH family protein, translated to MTTLKPAKGLLLVAEPSIIGDVSFNRSVVLLAEHNHEGSVGFILNKPLEYTLKDFIPELNSNLAVYNGGPVEQDNLYFIHKIPELIPDSIEISNGIYWGGDFNSVIDLLIENKIDESQIRFFLGYSGWESAQLDQELQLNSWVVAPNTYNNGIIGKSYTNFWKEKMIEFGGDYLIWSNSPENPTYN
- a CDS encoding aminotransferase class IV is translated as MINFNGTLQENNTSISPNNRGLNYGDAVFETLRISGGKIYFWEDHYFRLMASMRILRMEIPMSFTPEYLEEQVLNTIKAQENNNKGFRAKILVWRKTGGKYTPSTNDVAFLITTEPLENPFYTLQDSFYEIELFKDHYINSGLLSTLKTNNKVLNVLGSVYAQENDYANCLLLNEKKQVVEALNGNIFLVKGYKIKTPPLEDGCLNGILRKQIIKIIGAMPDYILEETSVSPFELQKADEIFITNVITGIQPVSKYRKKEYSQEVAKELLAKLNVKARLS